The Montipora capricornis isolate CH-2021 chromosome 3, ASM3666992v2, whole genome shotgun sequence genome window below encodes:
- the LOC138040464 gene encoding uncharacterized protein: METDFTDTSDEKKPYSVEDERFLRILENGVKTQSDGRYEMPLPLKFENMCLANNRQLAVKRWNQLNAKLKKNPKFFTDYQTFIQDLTSQCAERVLADRLEVQDSKVNYNPHTGVYHPKKPGQIRAVFDCSAQYNGVSLNDYQLQSPDFMNDLFGILCRFRQESVALRTDVKSMFHQFVVWEKT; the protein is encoded by the coding sequence ATGGAAACTGACTTTACTGACACAAGTGACGAGAAGAAACCCTATTCCGTGGAAGATGAGAGATTTCTGAGGATCCTGGAGAATGGTGTAAAGACGCAATCTGATGGACGGTACGAAATGCCACTTCCCTTGAAGTTTGAAAATATGTGTCTTGCCAACAACCGTCAGCTTGCTGTAAAAAGATGGAACCAACTGaatgcaaaattaaaaaagaatccGAAGTTCTTCACAGACTACCAGACCTTTATACAGGACCTAACTTCTCAATGTGCAGAAAGAGTCCTTGCTGATCGTCTTGAAGTACAAGATAGCAAAGTCAACTATAATCCTCATACAGGAGTCTACCATCCCAAGAAACCAGGACAGATACGCGCAGTATTTGACTGTTCAGCGCAGTACAATGGTGTCAGCCTCAATGACTACCAGCTGCAAAGTCCTGATTTTATGAATGATCTTTTCGGGATCCTGTGTCGTTTTCGCCAAGAAAGTGTTGCCTTAAGGACGGACGTAAAGAGCATGTTCCATCAGTTTGTGGTCTGGGAAAAAACATAG